Genomic window ([Empedobacter] haloabium):
AACGTTGCCGACGCGGACGAAAAAGGCGGCACGACCAAGAAGGCCGTTGCCTGGAGTTCAGTGAATGTCATCGAGCGTTCGCTTGCGTACGCAATCGCGCCAGGCTGGAGGTTAGCCGAAAACAATGCCCCGGCCGCAGGTTCCGCTATCCCGAACGTTACCCAACTGTTACCCGAATCTCGAGCGATCTCGAGTGCAGTCGGGGCAGGGGCTGTGGTAACTATCTCGCCGCCTGCGTACTGCTCGCCCCCTTCCCAAACGTGTGCAATCATTCGTAGCTGTTGCCATGGCTGGTTGTAGGTCCTGATCGTGCCATCCTGCGCGCGTATTTCTATGGTGATAGGGCCGAAGCGGCCGTTGATGTCGAGGCTTTGTGCCTGCGCGGGGGCTGCAGCGAACAGCATCAGGCTCGCGCAGAGGCACCAGCCGCCAGCGGGATGCGCCTGGCGCACGCACCGCGGCATCGCCGGTCCAGCGCCATTGTGAGCGCGATATCGCGCGACCAGCGCCGCCGTGATAAGGCCCGCCAACAGCATCATGGCACCGTTTGGCTCGGGTACGGCGGCTGCAGGTGGCAGGAAAACCGACGCGTTTGTGGCGCTTTCAAGCCTGAAGGACATTGGTTGCAGCGTTGAATTGCTGATTTCCAATTGCAGTGTTTCGTCCCAGGAGCGCACGAACGAATAGTCCGAGTTCAAGCTGATCTGGCTGGCCAAGCCTTGGCCACGGTCGTCATACCAGGTCAGCATCGCACTGACTTCGGCGTGGAACAGATCGCTGGTGAGTCCGGACGCATCGAACATGCCGGACGTGTGGGTCGATACGGTCAGTACTGTTCTCGGGCTCAGCGTCAGCCACATTGCCACCGATGTGCGAGCATCCGACCGCCAGGCACTGCCAGGCAGCGCGGCGGGACGTGTCAACAGGACATCCACGCTGCTCTTGAGAGTTTCGTCGACGATCTGCGCGCCGGCAGTGCTCGCATCGAACGACCTTCGTGCCGTCACGGGATAGGAGCCCTCACCAACCCATGCGCCGAAGCTCCACAGTGTAATCGTATCGCCGGCGATGGCGCTCTGGACTTCCGGGCGGACAGCCGTTTCGTTCAACGAGACAGGCACGGCATCGTCGAGCGCAGTTAATTGCCACCGCAGGCCATCGATCCTGGCCTCGGCCGAGAGGGGCCCGGCCTGGGCGCCGTTGCAATACAGCCCCATGAGCGCTGCCAGCATCAGTCCCATGGCACGCAGCAGGCAATACCAACGCTGACAATGTTTCGCGGGACAACTTGGAATGTACGTGACCATTGGAGTCTCCAGCAGCTGTGCGGTAAGTACGTTCCAGTTTAGCCGGTCACTTGACGGTTGCAAGAAGATCAATCGGGCAAGTGGCGGCGGCTTGCCGGCCGCTGCCGGGACTGCACCGCCCCATCCGTGGTGGCGGGCCGGCAATGCGTTGACCTTCGACTACCTCACGCGTGCGTGTCAGCCGCGCCCGCAATAACTTCTGCCCTCTGCTTCAGCTGCCGGTTTACCGCCGACAGCACCGCCTTGAACGAAGCCGTCACGATATTGCTGTCGATGCCGGCGCCGAACAGGGTCGGGCCATTGTCCAGGCGCAGTTCCACGTAGCAGGCCGCCTTGGCGTTGGCACCATGGCCGATCGCGTGCTCGTGGTAATCCATCAGCTTCACGTCCAGCCCCAGCGCATCGACGAAGGCGTCGATCGGACCGTTGCCGCCGCCCTGCAGCGCCAGCGGCGCCTTGTGGTGCAGCAGCGCGATGTCGATCTGCACCGATTCGTCGGCGCTGCTGTCCTCGACCATCTTGTGCGACACGTAGGCATACGGCGACGTTTGCGCCAGGTACTCGCGCTCGAAGATCTGGTGGATGCCTTGCGCCGTGATCTCCAGCCCCGTCTCGTCGGCCACCGCCTGCACCGCGCGCGAGAACTCGATCTGCAGGCGGCGCGGCAGCACCAGGCCGTAGTCCTGCTCCAGCAGGTAGGCCATGCCGCCCTTGCCGGATTGGCTGTTGACGCGGATGACGGCATCGTAGCTGCGGCCCAGGTCCTGTGGGTCGATCGGCAGGTACGGGATCTCCCACAGCGCGTTCGGCTGCTGCTGGGCGAAGCCCTTCTTGATCGCGTCCTGGTGCGAGCCGGAGAACGCGGTGAACACCAGGTCGCCCACGTAAGGATGGCGCGGGTGCACTGGCAGCTGGTTGCATTCCTCGACCACCTTGCGCACCGCGTCGATGTCGGAGAAATCCAGGCCCGGGTGCACGCCCTGGGTGTACAGGTTCAGCGCCAGCGTGACCAGGTCGACATTGCCGGTGCGTTCGCCGTTGCCGAACAGGCAGCCCTCGACGCGGTCGGCGCCCGCCATCACGGCCAGTTCGGCCGAGGCCACGGCGGTGCCGCGGTCGTTGTGCGGGTGCACGCTGATGATCAGCGAGTCGCGGCGGGCCAGGCGGCGCGACATCCACTCGATCTGGTCGGCATACACGTTCGGCGTGCTGCATTCGACCGTCGAGGGCAGGTTGATGATCATCTTCTTGTTCGGCGTCGGCTGCCAGATGGCGGTGACGGCGTCGCAGATGTGCTTGGAAAAGTCCAGCTCCGTCGTCGAGAACGATTCGGGCGTGTATTCGAAACCCCAGTCGGTTTCCGGGTGCTGCGCGATCAGCTCCTTGACCAGCTTGGTGCCGGTCGTGGCGATATTGGTGATTTCTTCGCGCGACATGCCGAACACCACCTTGCGGAACACGGGCGCCACCGAGTTGTACAGGTGGACGATGGCCTTCTTCGCGCCCGCCGCGGCCTGCACGGTGCGGCGGATCAGCTCCTCGCGCGACTGCGTCAGCACGATGATCGTCACGTCGTCCGGGATGCGGTCCTCGTCGATCAGCTTGCGCACGAAGTCGAAATCGGTCTGCGACGCGGACGGGAAGCCTACCTCGATTTCCTTCAAGCCCGTCTTGATCAGGAGGTCGAAGAAGCGCAGCTTCTTCTCGATGCTCATCGGCTCGATCAGCGCCTGGTTACCGTCGCGCAGGTCGGTGCTCATCCAGATCGGCGGCTTGGTGATCGTGTTGTTCGGCCAGGTGCGGTCGGTCAACTGGACGGGCGGGAAGGCGCGGTATTTGGTCGAAGGGTTCTGCAGCATCATGGTGTACTCCTGGGTTCTCGAATTTTTTGGAAAGACGCGCGGGCCGCTGCCGGCGCGGGACTGCTGTGGCGACGGGCTGCCTGGTGGCCACGGGGCGCTAGACCAGGCAACCGGTCGGTAGCGCTAGCGCGAGCAGTGCCGGACGTGCGAGGACGACAGCGGGTGCGGATGGACGATGGATGGCCGTGATGAACATCGGTGCAATCTTTCCTGGTGTGAGACGGTGCGGCTTGTGGCCGGCTTGGGGTACAGCGTGCGACGCGCGAAGTGAGTGAAACGAATCAGGCGCGTGCTAGTAGGCGCGTTGCCAGCGGTAGGCCGGCAAGCGATAGCAGGAAAGCGGATAGATGCGGATGCATGAACATGCATCCAATGTAAGGGTTGCTGTTGGGCGTTGTCAAGCTTTATCGTTGGGCCGGCTGGACTTCAGAAGACCCATGGTGACAGGCACCTGTCTGGAGGTCGGAGACCTCCAGACAGGTGCCTGTCACCGGTGTTGCTAGCGTGCCCGGAGCTTCAAACGACTTCGACCCGCGGCGCGCCGGCAGCCATCGCGCCGATCACGGCGGCCTCGCCGAAGCCCTCGCGCGCGAACAGGGCCAGCACCTCGTCCACCGCTTCGGGGGCGCACGAGACCAGCAGGCCGCCGGACGTTTGCGGGTCCGTCAGCAGCGTGTGCTGGGCCGGCGTGACGCTCGGCGCCAAGGTCACGTCCTTGCCGTAGGCGTCCCAGTTGCGGCCCGAGGCGCCGGTGAAGAAACCGTCGTGCGCCAGTTGTTCCACACCCGGCAGCAGCGGGATGCGTGCCATCTCCAGCTTGGCCGTCAGGCCGGCGCCGCGTGCCAGTTCCAGCAGGTGCCCCAAGAGGCCAAAGCCCGTCACGTCCGTCAGCGCGTGCACGCCCGGCAGTTCAGACAGCGCCTTGCCCGGTTTATTGAGCTTGGTGGTGTTGGCGATCATGGCCGCATAGCCTTCCTCGCCCAGCACGTTCTTCTTCAGCGCCGCCGACAGCACGCCCACGCCCAGCGGTTTGCCCAGCACCAGCACGTCGCCCGCCTTGGCGTCGGCATTGCGTTTCACTTTCGACGGATGCACCAGGCCCATGACGACCAGGCCGTAGATCGGCTCGACCGAATCGATCGTATGGCCGCCCGCGATCGGGATGCCCGCTTCGGCACAGATCGACTCGCCGCCCTTGATGATCTGGCCGATCGTCTCGAGCGGCAGCTTGTTGACGGGCATGCCGACCAGCGCCAGCGCCATGATCGGCGTGCCGCCCATCGCGTAGACGTCCGAGATCGCGTTGGTGGCGGCAATGCGGCCGAAGTCGAACGGGTCGTCGACGATCGGCATGAAGAAGTCGGTGGTGGCGATCAGGGCCTGCTCGTCGTTGAGCTTGTAGACGGCGGCGTCGTCGGCCGTCTCGATGCCGACCATGAGTTCCTTCGGCACGGGGAAGCCGGCTGAATTCTTCAGGATTTCGGACAGCACGCCCGGCGCGATCTTGCAGCCGCAGCCGCCGCCGTGGGAAAAGGATGTCAGTTTGATCGGTTCAGTAGCCATGATAGCAATCGGTTGAGCGGAAAATCCCCAGATTATCCACCAAGTCCAGCAAGGCTGCCTGCTCGGTGGCCGGGGCGAACAGCGGTGCCCGGGCGGCGCACTGCGCCCGCAGCGTCGCGTAAAACGCGGCGTCGAGGATGCTGCGGTCGATCAGGCGCGCCAGCGCGGCCGCGTCGCCGGCGCGGAAATAGCCGGCGTAGTCGTCGCCCAGCATGCCGCGGTTGCCGGAAATGTCGCTGGCCAGCACGGGCACGCCGCTCGTCACCGCTTCGATGATGACGTTGGCGCCGCCCTCCATGCGCGAGCAGATTGCCATCGCGTGGCAGCGCCGCAGCCGCTGGCGCGCCTGTGCGCGGGGCAGGGCGCCCAGCCAGCGATAGCGCGACGTTTGCGCTTGCGTGGCGACGGCCTGCTCGCCCAGCGCCGCATCGAGCGCGCCGCCGATGTGCAATAGCCGCGCGCGTGGCGCCTGCACCAGCGCCGCCGCCCGCATGAACGTCAGCGGATCTTTTTCGTCGCGCA
Coding sequences:
- the leuA gene encoding 2-isopropylmalate synthase — protein: MMLQNPSTKYRAFPPVQLTDRTWPNNTITKPPIWMSTDLRDGNQALIEPMSIEKKLRFFDLLIKTGLKEIEVGFPSASQTDFDFVRKLIDEDRIPDDVTIIVLTQSREELIRRTVQAAAGAKKAIVHLYNSVAPVFRKVVFGMSREEITNIATTGTKLVKELIAQHPETDWGFEYTPESFSTTELDFSKHICDAVTAIWQPTPNKKMIINLPSTVECSTPNVYADQIEWMSRRLARRDSLIISVHPHNDRGTAVASAELAVMAGADRVEGCLFGNGERTGNVDLVTLALNLYTQGVHPGLDFSDIDAVRKVVEECNQLPVHPRHPYVGDLVFTAFSGSHQDAIKKGFAQQQPNALWEIPYLPIDPQDLGRSYDAVIRVNSQSGKGGMAYLLEQDYGLVLPRRLQIEFSRAVQAVADETGLEITAQGIHQIFEREYLAQTSPYAYVSHKMVEDSSADESVQIDIALLHHKAPLALQGGGNGPIDAFVDALGLDVKLMDYHEHAIGHGANAKAACYVELRLDNGPTLFGAGIDSNIVTASFKAVLSAVNRQLKQRAEVIAGAADTHA
- the selD gene encoding selenide, water dikinase SelD, with product MATEPIKLTSFSHGGGCGCKIAPGVLSEILKNSAGFPVPKELMVGIETADDAAVYKLNDEQALIATTDFFMPIVDDPFDFGRIAATNAISDVYAMGGTPIMALALVGMPVNKLPLETIGQIIKGGESICAEAGIPIAGGHTIDSVEPIYGLVVMGLVHPSKVKRNADAKAGDVLVLGKPLGVGVLSAALKKNVLGEEGYAAMIANTTKLNKPGKALSELPGVHALTDVTGFGLLGHLLELARGAGLTAKLEMARIPLLPGVEQLAHDGFFTGASGRNWDAYGKDVTLAPSVTPAQHTLLTDPQTSGGLLVSCAPEAVDEVLALFAREGFGEAAVIGAMAAGAPRVEVV
- the senB gene encoding selenoneine biosynthesis selenosugar synthase SenB, which encodes MQKTERPHVCIVSPALAAANNGNWQTAARWARFLRARCRVTVVQQWRPDPARPAPDLLIALHARRSADSLAAFHVAHPGRPTVLVLTGTDLYRDIHTDDAAQASLRQATRLVLLQDAGLAELPPALRANAHVIYQSARSLQPWKAPRRHADIAMIGHLRDEKDPLTFMRAAALVQAPRARLLHIGGALDAALGEQAVATQAQTSRYRWLGALPRAQARQRLRRCHAMAICSRMEGGANVIIEAVTSGVPVLASDISGNRGMLGDDYAGYFRAGDAAALARLIDRSILDAAFYATLRAQCAARAPLFAPATEQAALLDLVDNLGIFRSTDCYHGY